DNA sequence from the Vicugna pacos chromosome 27, VicPac4, whole genome shotgun sequence genome:
GATATCTCATGGCCACAGATGAGTCTCGGCCCTGTTCTGAGCCTCATTCTCCCATGTATAAAATGCATGGAGTCAGATATGCTCCGCTCAGAACTTTTCAACTTCAGACACGTGACACGGTGCATATTCTCTGTACAACGTAACACTCCACAGGGCTCTGAAGCACCTTGTAATCAAGCACATTAGTGTTTCTGCAACTGTATATTTGAACATTGACACCAAGGGAAGTAAATAAAGGCCATAAATTGTCTCCTGTCCTTTCAGTTCAAATTTGGTAAGCAAaggaattttattaaaattctttttcaattttcagaGTCTTGAAGCTTTGGGATGGCAGATAAGGGGCACCCTATCCTGCATCTCCACCAATGACGGCACACAGCTCAGGGAGATCAGAAACGGTCATGGTTTGAGGCCAGAACACACCCAGCTGTGAGGCTGGGGATAAGACCAGTCTCCTGACAAGGCCAAGGGTGATGGGTGGAGAGAGTCACCCTGGAGCAGCTGCGCTGTTACCCAGGTGTCTGGGCCATTGGTTCAAACTCCACATCCTGAGCTTCAGCTGCCCTGGCCCTTAAGCTGATTCTAGGCATCTGACTTAATCTACCCCCTGGGCCAGATCTTTCTCTGGTGGGTCCTCAGCGAAGACCACTGCCATATCGGTGACAGTGACCTGCACGACCACACCACCTCCACGTGTTTTTTTCATACATGGATGTGGAAACCTTCTGTTTATGCTTCTTCCGCCTGATGCAGCTGCTCTCCACCTGCGTGCCCTTCTCACTGATGGCCAGCGTGGGCACTGGGAGTGTTGTCGTAGGAAACTGGTCCATGTTCATCTGGGGCTTCTGCTTCACCGTGACCCTCGTCATCCTCATAGTTGAGTTCTGTCACATCAGGGATCACTTACCTTTCTCCTGGTATGGCTTCCTCACCATCTACACCTGCTATGccaccctcttctgcctcttgACCTCCATCCTCTACCCCACCACCTACATCCAGTTCTTCCCTTCTGGCCCACACCGGGACTATGCCATGatctccaccacattctcctgtATTGCTTTAGTCCTTTATGCCTTGGAACTGCTCGTTCTCTGGAATTGGTACCAGGGCAAAGGAGGCAGGATCGCTCGCTACATGTACACCACGCAGGGTCTGCTCAAGCTGCTGGAGACCTCCCTGGCCTGTGTCATCTTCGGCTTCATCAGCAACACCAACCTGTACCTGCACCAGCCGGCCCTGGTGTGGTGCGGGGCCGTCTACTCCATCTGCTTCGTCCTGTCCTCCGTGGCCATCCTGCTGAACCTGGGCAAATGCGACAACAGGCTTCTTCTCCCCTTGCCCACATTCCTATTGGGGCTGACCACGCTCTCCATCCTCCTCTACACCAGTGCTCTGGTCCTCTGGCCTCTCTACCAGTTTGTCGAGAAGCTGGGCGGCCAGCCCCAGCGGTCCAGCGATGTGAGCTGCGGCGATAGACTCACCTACTTGGTGTGCACCTGGGACCAAGGACTGGCTGTGACCATCTTGACAGTCATCAACCTGCTGATCTACATGGCCGACTTGGTGACCTTGGCCCACCTGGTTTTCGTAAGGACAGAAAATCAGCCCACGGTCAGCTGATTCCCTCTTTTCAGTGGAGGTTTCTACATCAAGTTCTGATGTCCTCTTCCTGTCCCCGCTCTCCCCTCCTCACATCCTCCCCAATTCACTTCTCATCTCActctcttctctgtttccttccctccttttgctGTGTCTTCCTTCCAGTTTTCGTTGGTTGCCCACATCCTGTTTTGCCTCtttatctttcctcctcttctttcctacATTTTCTGCTTTCGGGGCCTTTTCTGGTTgtcctttgttttctcttctcctgTGTCCCAGCCACCTGTTCCCATTTTCTACTTCTGATTAGTTGGAATCCTGAGacttcttctgtctctgcctactactggtgtatgtgtgtgggtttggGGGATGGGGTGCGTAGCTAGGGACTGGGACCGCTTTTTCCTAGTGGAGTGGGATGTACAGCATGCCCCCCCCTTTAAGTTAGACAAAAATCTCTGAAGATCAATAATTTCCAGTGGGCGGGAGGCTGAAAGCAGAGACCTTGAATCCTGAGGCCCCACCTGGTGCTCAGCCCCACCAAGACTGGCTCCAGAACTTTCGCAGACTCAATAAAGCCCACTGCCTAGAGGCCACCTTAGAGGAAGCACGGGGTGGATGCCTTCCAGCCCAACTACTCTCTGGAGAATCAGAAAAGGAGCTGGCGAAGAACCACGTACTCTTGAAGACAACTGTCTGAAGTGTTTGTGGGGGGCAGCGATGTGGCCCTCCTGCCTCAGTGTCCAAAGTGACATGTCCTGCCTTTGCACGGACAAGACCATGGCCACTGCCGGCCTTAAAGGTCATGTTAGCCTGgggttctttcctttttttttctctggtcAGGGCATCAGAAATTGCTGCGTGGTCCTATTCTTAACGAAGTTGCCTTTCAAATTTTTCTGGGGCCGTGTGCTGTTGGGTAAGAATTGCCACTGCCACAGTATAAGAAACTGCATTGCTTGACTGTGCGGCGCGCACACACGCGCTCCTGCACGGCAGTTCCCTTTTGCTGCagcttcctgcctctctgggacTCACGCATAATGTGATCTATTtacgtatacatacatgtataaaaaATGTCGCCCCAAGCCTTCTCCCTGTCTTGCTGTCAGCCACAAAGGCCCAGAGCCCGGCACCTCTGTGTCACCAGGGCCAGAGGGGCCAGGCAAACagagctgtgggggaggggcagggaaggaccCGCACTGCTGCCACTCATTCCTGTCCTGGGATGAAGCACGTGTTCTTCACCCAGTGTCAGACTGGGTGGATGGGGAGGGCTCCCAGAAGATGGTCCCCGTGGCAGGAAAACCTTAAGAAATAGTTTaataaaattctcattttaaggtaagacaagaaaaatttaaacaaaacttTTCTCTGCCTGTGtaggcctcctccctcccctctagtGTGCATTGTGCATCTGAATTATTTTTAACCagccctccccaagggcagaaatTCCTACTCCACCACAATGATCAGTATTTCTATTCTGGCTCCAGCCATGTAACTCCTTAGAAGACCGTATTATTGTCACTAGCTATCTTACTTCTGTTCTGCCTATTTGACAAGATCCTGTTTCTTGCATTAACAATGTGTGATTGAGTCTCCGACAATAATATTAATGACTAGGCGACTTGAAACGATTGACATGATG
Encoded proteins:
- the LOC102528991 gene encoding myeloid-associated differentiation marker-like, encoding MDVETFCLCFFRLMQLLSTCVPFSLMASVGTGSVVVGNWSMFIWGFCFTVTLVILIVEFCHIRDHLPFSWYGFLTIYTCYATLFCLLTSILYPTTYIQFFPSGPHRDYAMISTTFSCIALVLYALELLVLWNWYQGKGGRIARYMYTTQGLLKLLETSLACVIFGFISNTNLYLHQPALVWCGAVYSICFVLSSVAILLNLGKCDNRLLLPLPTFLLGLTTLSILLYTSALVLWPLYQFVEKLGGQPQRSSDVSCGDRLTYLVCTWDQGLAVTILTVINLLIYMADLVTLAHLVFVRTENQPTVS